CCGAGGGCTCCATCCTGCCGGTGGCGCTGGTGGGGGCCTTCCTGCTCGTCTCCGCCGCGCTCGCGGCCTGGAATCTGGCCCAGCAGCAGAAGGAGGGCACGGAGAGCGTTCAGCGCGCCATGGAGAACCTGGTGCACGGCAAGCCCCAGCTCCCGGATTGGATCTCCACCGACGAGGTGGGGGTCCTCTCGGCGACCACGGCCCGCATCTTCGAGCAGCTCAAGGCGTTCTCCTTCTCGTTGCAGTCGTCCGCGCAGTCGCTGCGTGACTGCGCCGAGCAGCTCGGGGACTCGACCGTCAAGCAGACCGAGGTGCTGACGCACCAGGCCGCCGCCCTGCAGGAGACCCAGGTCACGGCCCAGGAGATCAAGCACACCTCGGTGCTCGCGTCGCAGAAGGCGGAAAACGTCCTCCAGCTCACCGAGCGAGCCAACGAGATCAGTGTCCAGGGCGAGAGTGCCCTCCAGCAGGGTCTGACGGGCATTCAGCAGATTGGTACGCAGGTCCGGGAGATGGCCACGAGCATCCGGGCCCTCGACGAGCGTGCCCGGCAGATCGCTCACATCACCACGCTGGTGAAGGGCCTGGCCGACCGCTCCAACATGCTCGCGCTCAACGCCGCCATCGAGTCGGTGCGCTCCGGGGACGCCGGCAAGGGCTTCGGAGTGGTGGCGCGGGAGATCCGCACCCTGGCCGATCAGTCCATCAAGGCCACCCGGGACATCAGCGAGATCCTCGAGGACATCGGCAACGCCATTCTTTCCGCCGTGTCGCTCATGGAGCGAGGCTCCGAGCGCGTGGAGGTGAGCCTCGGGCAGATCCGCGACTTCAGTACCCAGGTGCAGCAGATCTCCAACATCGTCCGGGAAAACGCCACCTCGGTGCGGCAGATCACCGCCGCCGTGGGTCAGCAGGACGTGGGCATCGCGCAGATCTTCCAGGCCGTCAGCGATCTGTCGAAGGGCATGGATCAGGCCATGCACCAGCTGCGGACCTCGGACGACGTGCTCTCCCGGGTCCGGGGTGTGGCGGAGCAGGTCTCCGGCATCGTCAGCCGCTACGGCTGGCAGAACCTGGATGAGGTGCCCCCGCCCCGCTCGTGAGGGGGGCTCAGCCGTTCCGCGCCAGGATGTCGGGCAGCGCGGACAGGTCGCGGACGACGTTGCGCTCCAGGTCGTGCGCCGGGCGCTGGCGCTCCACATGCCAGGCCCTCATGCCGAGGAGCTCCGCGCCCGAGACGTTGGCCTTCTCGTCATCGAGGAACAGGCAGCGCGACGCCTCCAACCCGAGCATCTCCAGGACGCGCTGGTAGGCCTCCGGAGCCGGCTTGGTCGCGCCTGTCGCCTGTGGGTTGCAGATGACGTCCACCAGGTCGTCCAGCCCCATGTGCGTCAGGGGTTCCTGCAGGTCGACGAGCGGCGTGTTGGACAGCACGGCGACGCGCAGGCCCCGGTGCCGTGCCTCCAGCAGGGCGGGCCGTGCATCCGGGAAGGCTTGGAAGAGGTCGAGGTAGCGGAAAGACTTGAGCTCCCGCAGCACCTCGGGCGAGAGCTTCAAGCGAACGCTCAGGTCGTCCCAGAAATCATCCCAGCGCAGGGCCCCCGGCCGCAGGTGTTTCTGACTCTCCTGCACCCACCGGTTCCACTCCTGGACGATGCCTCCGAGCGACAGGGGCAGCAGCTGGCTGAAGAATGCCGCCGCCTTCCGATAGTTCAGGTCGGCCAGGACGCCGTCGTGATCGAAGATGATGGCTTCGAGGGGCATTCGCATTGGCTGGCTCAGCGAGAGAGGTCGTCCCGGTTGAGCTCCAGTGCGAGCATGGCGCTGAGCTCGAAGATGCGATCCAGCCGGTAGGGGCGATACAGCTCCTTACCAATCCAGTAATGCTCGCGCTGCTCCGGGGGGACGTCCTCCTTCTGTGCCAGCATCCATCTGGCGGCCCGCTGCAGGGCGGGTCTCACCAGGGCGCCGAAGTCGGCGTGTGTCCGCAATCCGAGCAGGGCCTGGACGGCGTAGGACGTCTCCGAGAGCGTGGAC
The Archangium lipolyticum genome window above contains:
- a CDS encoding HAD family hydrolase, whose protein sequence is MRMPLEAIIFDHDGVLADLNYRKAAAFFSQLLPLSLGGIVQEWNRWVQESQKHLRPGALRWDDFWDDLSVRLKLSPEVLRELKSFRYLDLFQAFPDARPALLEARHRGLRVAVLSNTPLVDLQEPLTHMGLDDLVDVICNPQATGATKPAPEAYQRVLEMLGLEASRCLFLDDEKANVSGAELLGMRAWHVERQRPAHDLERNVVRDLSALPDILARNG
- a CDS encoding methyl-accepting chemotaxis protein; the protein is MSASPPALSYEPGPLTRRIFLTQQLYTLFGAPPLVYLMVLISGLQGDEATSITRTIVPPLALVIGCISPYLIIRLAVRYGLSLSPGEAPEHRMTRLLKVPGIISAGIILNTVSAAVIFTSAAVVLHGKSAWIIPWAVVALGLLVSLLMLQQRVAFEKILRPYAIADFHKASGRVSQVSSGFLWPRQSWYLPYAFALFVACTLVATASIIGRQAYVAHEFLMDRLLQGGVSPEQTIVFVRESIQMLTEGSILPVALVGAFLLVSAALAAWNLAQQQKEGTESVQRAMENLVHGKPQLPDWISTDEVGVLSATTARIFEQLKAFSFSLQSSAQSLRDCAEQLGDSTVKQTEVLTHQAAALQETQVTAQEIKHTSVLASQKAENVLQLTERANEISVQGESALQQGLTGIQQIGTQVREMATSIRALDERARQIAHITTLVKGLADRSNMLALNAAIESVRSGDAGKGFGVVAREIRTLADQSIKATRDISEILEDIGNAILSAVSLMERGSERVEVSLGQIRDFSTQVQQISNIVRENATSVRQITAAVGQQDVGIAQIFQAVSDLSKGMDQAMHQLRTSDDVLSRVRGVAEQVSGIVSRYGWQNLDEVPPPRS